One window from the genome of Pandoraea fibrosis encodes:
- a CDS encoding EpsG family protein: MVTFLILVAQIGLRWEMGTDWTPYRNHFEQEHSWESVLLNVTIGFELGYGLFVWLINTISKDYTVFLLIHALIFYALIFKASNQLSKYPILTLLLFYAATIGLTGSNRQLLALAICLYSLKYVVNKKLTPFLFCVSVATLFHTSALLFSIYYLLNRDLKNRTIFLLLTLSVFIGLSSIPAIAFDSIAGFLGGTISQKAEYYIKGSSIAGADLSVLGLLRRILVLIIGLYMYQPTVRRVPTFRIFFNGYLVGLILYFLFSHSLLILVNRGSLYFSVMEAFILASIIVTLKDNLTKIIALGLLIAYTIVVFNQSISAYPDLFIPYQGIFINTEYHRNLY; the protein is encoded by the coding sequence ATGGTTACATTTCTCATTCTAGTGGCTCAAATCGGCCTACGCTGGGAGATGGGAACTGATTGGACTCCATATCGAAACCATTTTGAACAGGAGCACTCATGGGAATCAGTTCTTTTAAATGTAACCATTGGATTTGAACTCGGCTACGGTCTATTTGTATGGTTAATAAATACCATATCCAAAGATTACACCGTATTTTTGTTAATTCACGCGCTAATATTTTACGCTCTTATTTTCAAAGCCTCCAATCAACTTAGCAAGTATCCAATACTCACCTTACTGCTATTCTATGCAGCAACGATAGGGCTTACTGGTTCAAATCGCCAATTGTTGGCCCTTGCGATTTGTCTATATTCTTTGAAATACGTGGTCAATAAAAAATTGACCCCATTTCTTTTCTGCGTATCTGTTGCGACGCTTTTTCACACCAGCGCACTTCTCTTCTCAATTTATTATCTACTTAACCGAGATCTAAAAAATCGAACCATATTTTTGTTGCTCACTCTTAGTGTATTCATTGGTCTTTCATCAATTCCAGCCATTGCATTTGACAGCATAGCTGGATTTTTGGGGGGGACAATTAGTCAGAAAGCGGAATACTATATCAAAGGCTCAAGCATTGCTGGTGCTGACCTCAGCGTGCTAGGACTACTTCGAAGAATTCTGGTTCTCATTATTGGCCTATACATGTACCAGCCAACTGTCCGGCGCGTACCAACATTCAGAATATTTTTTAATGGCTATCTGGTCGGGCTAATTTTATATTTTTTGTTTTCTCATTCTTTGCTAATTCTAGTGAATCGCGGCAGCCTTTATTTCAGCGTAATGGAGGCATTCATTCTTGCCTCAATTATTGTTACCCTAAAGGACAATTTAACCAAGATAATCGCCCTTGGTTTGCTTATTGCATACACCATTGTAGTATTCAATCAAAGCATTAGCGCTTATCCGGATTTATTCATTCCATACCAAGGAATATTCATCAACACCGAATATCACCGCAACCTTTATTAG
- a CDS encoding lipopolysaccharide biosynthesis protein: MSKYRRNSILNLIFNYSNIVFNLITGIFLVPFYLRKIPLDAYGSFLAAVALAALIGLLEFGLSMVLTQQLARSYARSEWSDFRQLTYSGLVAATLLAAVTCLITLSLAPWVPALTNTVAPHTSDLRAAFLLLGIAAAGNIYLNLFGSVFQALLKAGTLGAINLLAAFFGILTVIVGFSWYGTITAIAAGTIVRVCSATLLLMGASLLTLRKLALLPQRATISETVRLLRACVPIFIGGVAKSVAENTQNLLLANVVSPSAIAVLALTQKAFQVCNMVLAPIGSSIYSNLTQIKEKTNTLYFSALLGISIRSHFLVSVLLVATALTFNKSFVALWVGAEKFGGLGLSILLAVAMLLVTRFSFFSFLIYSTGEFKKPLILETSYSVTKIALLLALIHPLGLFAVPLADVVAGTVFLYSLSTRLMAPHVRSSTFGAGLYTNGWIELGVLTVIGYAAMAWLPPIQGWPTLAMSISAYLVLAAAVALAINFRFLNACSYFLRRRSATTQ, encoded by the coding sequence ATGAGCAAGTACCGTCGCAACTCCATCCTGAATCTGATATTTAACTACTCGAATATCGTTTTCAATCTGATCACAGGAATCTTCCTAGTTCCCTTCTATCTTCGGAAGATCCCGCTTGACGCTTACGGCTCCTTCTTGGCCGCGGTAGCCTTAGCCGCACTGATTGGATTGCTGGAGTTCGGCCTCAGTATGGTGCTGACACAGCAACTGGCGCGCAGCTATGCACGCTCTGAATGGAGCGACTTCCGCCAACTCACTTACAGCGGACTTGTCGCGGCGACACTCCTCGCCGCAGTCACCTGCCTGATCACGTTGTCCCTAGCTCCCTGGGTGCCAGCGTTGACCAATACCGTCGCGCCCCATACCAGCGACCTCAGAGCAGCATTCCTCCTGCTGGGAATTGCCGCCGCCGGCAACATCTACCTGAACCTGTTCGGTTCAGTTTTTCAGGCGCTACTCAAGGCTGGGACCCTTGGCGCGATCAATTTGCTGGCCGCCTTCTTCGGGATTCTTACGGTCATTGTTGGATTCAGCTGGTATGGCACGATCACAGCCATCGCCGCCGGCACCATAGTGCGGGTGTGTTCCGCCACCCTATTGTTGATGGGGGCCTCGCTACTCACCTTGCGGAAGCTCGCGCTGTTGCCTCAGCGAGCGACGATCAGCGAAACCGTGCGACTGCTTCGCGCCTGCGTACCGATCTTCATCGGCGGGGTCGCCAAGTCAGTCGCTGAGAATACGCAGAACCTGCTACTGGCCAATGTGGTCTCGCCATCGGCCATCGCCGTGCTGGCCCTGACCCAGAAGGCTTTCCAGGTCTGCAACATGGTGCTGGCGCCGATTGGCTCCTCAATCTACTCGAACCTCACCCAGATCAAGGAGAAAACGAATACCCTCTATTTCTCGGCCCTCCTGGGCATCAGCATCCGCAGCCACTTCCTGGTGTCCGTGCTGCTGGTGGCGACGGCACTCACGTTCAACAAATCGTTCGTCGCCCTGTGGGTAGGGGCTGAGAAGTTCGGCGGCCTCGGCCTGTCCATCCTGCTGGCTGTGGCGATGCTCCTCGTCACCCGCTTCTCCTTCTTCAGCTTCCTTATTTACTCTACCGGGGAGTTCAAGAAGCCGCTTATCTTGGAGACGAGTTACTCTGTCACAAAGATCGCGCTGCTGCTGGCCCTGATCCATCCTCTCGGCCTGTTCGCTGTCCCGCTGGCGGACGTTGTTGCGGGAACTGTCTTCCTGTACAGCTTGAGCACTCGGCTCATGGCCCCTCATGTTCGGAGTTCCACGTTCGGTGCGGGCCTCTACACTAACGGTTGGATCGAGCTCGGCGTTCTGACGGTGATTGGCTACGCTGCAATGGCCTGGCTCCCTCCGATCCAGGGGTGGCCAACATTGGCCATGAGCATCTCGGCCTATCTTGTGTTGGCTGCCGCCGTCGCGCTGGCGATCAATTTCCGCTTCCTCAATGCCTGTTCATACTTTCTCCGCCGCAGATCTGCGACAACCCAATGA
- the rfbH gene encoding lipopolysaccharide biosynthesis protein RfbH — MTTSTINFQPQLDMLRSQISELVQQYADIAYAPKAFVPGQTPVPVSGKVIGASELKMMVDASLDGWLTTGRFNAMFEQRLAQFLGVKYLITVNSGSSANLVAFSALTSPKLGERAIKQGDEVIGVAAGFPTTVNPIVQFGAVPVFVDVDLATHNIDASKIEAAITPKTKAIMLAHSLGNPFNLDVVMALCKKYKLWLVEDCCDALGATYNGQLVGTFGDIATLSFYPAHHITMGEGGAVFTNNAELKLIAESFRDWGRDCYCPPGKDNTCDKRFCWTKKELGGELPDGYDHKYTYSHLGYNLKISDMQAACALAQMDRLEEFITKRRANFTYLKAKLASVADFLHLPEATPNSEPSWFGFPLIVKDSAGVKRADLINFLEENKIGTRLLFAGNLTKQPYMAGRNFRVSGELTNTDVVMNQTFWLGTFPALGQEQLDYIAGKLEEFFGVNF, encoded by the coding sequence ATGACTACCTCCACCATCAACTTCCAACCGCAGCTGGACATGCTGCGCAGTCAGATCAGCGAGCTGGTCCAGCAGTACGCCGACATCGCGTACGCCCCCAAGGCCTTCGTGCCCGGCCAGACGCCAGTGCCCGTCTCGGGCAAGGTCATTGGCGCCAGCGAACTGAAGATGATGGTCGACGCCTCGCTCGACGGCTGGCTGACCACAGGCCGCTTCAACGCCATGTTCGAGCAGCGCCTGGCGCAGTTCCTCGGCGTGAAGTACCTGATCACGGTGAACTCCGGCTCGTCGGCCAACCTGGTGGCGTTCTCGGCGCTGACCAGCCCCAAGCTGGGCGAACGCGCGATCAAGCAGGGCGACGAGGTCATCGGCGTCGCCGCCGGCTTCCCGACCACGGTCAACCCGATCGTGCAGTTCGGCGCCGTGCCGGTGTTCGTCGACGTCGACCTGGCCACGCACAACATCGACGCCAGCAAGATCGAGGCAGCCATCACGCCCAAGACCAAGGCCATCATGCTGGCCCACAGCCTGGGCAACCCGTTCAACTTGGACGTGGTCATGGCGCTGTGCAAGAAGTACAAGCTGTGGCTGGTCGAGGACTGCTGCGACGCGCTCGGCGCGACCTACAATGGCCAGTTGGTCGGCACCTTCGGCGACATCGCCACGCTGAGCTTCTACCCTGCCCATCACATCACTATGGGCGAAGGTGGTGCGGTGTTCACCAATAACGCCGAGCTCAAGCTGATCGCCGAGTCCTTCCGCGACTGGGGGCGCGACTGCTACTGCCCGCCCGGCAAGGACAACACCTGCGACAAACGCTTCTGCTGGACGAAGAAGGAACTCGGCGGCGAGCTTCCCGACGGCTACGACCACAAGTACACCTACAGCCACCTTGGCTACAACCTGAAGATCTCCGACATGCAGGCCGCCTGTGCGCTGGCCCAGATGGACCGCCTCGAGGAGTTCATCACCAAGCGCCGTGCCAACTTCACCTACCTGAAGGCGAAGCTGGCCAGCGTCGCCGACTTCCTGCACCTGCCCGAGGCGACGCCCAACAGCGAGCCGTCGTGGTTCGGTTTCCCGCTGATCGTGAAGGACAGTGCCGGCGTCAAGCGTGCCGACCTGATCAACTTCCTCGAAGAGAACAAGATCGGCACGCGCCTGTTGTTCGCCGGCAACCTGACCAAGCAGCCCTACATGGCCGGTCGCAACTTCCGCGTCAGCGGCGAGCTGACCAACACCGACGTCGTGATGAACCAAACCTTCTGGCTGGGCACCTTCCCGGCGCTGGGCCAGGAGCAGCTCGACTACATAGCCGGCAAGCTGGAAGAGTTTTTCGGTGTCAACTTCTGA
- a CDS encoding alpha-1,2-fucosyltransferase, which yields MTERSRVANDTMDIHILCHGLGNQLSQYAFTLARRSLNQRAHAYYAFKEHNGYELDRLFGLKEGLPWYLRFVPLVCRLGTSRRFYSERTANFILSLFRIKVVVEPNNYRFDPELTKPWFGLRILYGGWHDWRYFQAAEPFVREAFRFPELGPVNQKILDDIDNSHSVSIHVRRGDYLKVQNRALFGDIATAGYYRNAIKTVGEHAARAGKTPKFFIFSDDIAWCQENLGLPDAYFVNANRGSDSWKDMALMARCKVNIIANSTFSWWAAWLNGHPDKLVLCPTKFSNPDIARQTIYPATWLHIES from the coding sequence ATGACGGAACGCTCACGCGTTGCCAACGACACCATGGACATTCATATCCTCTGCCACGGACTCGGAAATCAGCTTTCCCAATACGCCTTTACTCTTGCTCGGCGCAGTCTGAATCAGCGCGCCCACGCCTATTATGCGTTCAAGGAGCACAACGGCTATGAGCTGGATCGCCTTTTCGGCCTCAAGGAAGGGCTGCCGTGGTACCTGAGATTCGTCCCGCTCGTCTGCCGTCTTGGCACTTCACGCCGCTTCTATTCGGAGCGCACCGCCAATTTCATCCTGTCTCTGTTCCGCATCAAGGTCGTGGTGGAACCGAACAACTATCGATTCGACCCTGAGCTCACGAAACCGTGGTTCGGGCTCCGAATCTTGTACGGTGGCTGGCACGACTGGCGCTATTTCCAGGCCGCCGAGCCCTTCGTTCGAGAGGCGTTCCGCTTCCCTGAGCTGGGCCCGGTTAATCAAAAGATCCTCGACGACATCGACAACTCGCACAGCGTCTCGATCCATGTTCGTCGCGGCGACTATCTGAAAGTCCAGAATCGCGCACTATTCGGAGACATTGCAACTGCCGGCTACTACAGGAACGCCATTAAGACGGTCGGCGAACATGCCGCACGCGCAGGCAAGACTCCAAAGTTCTTCATCTTTTCTGACGACATCGCTTGGTGTCAGGAAAATCTGGGCCTTCCAGATGCCTACTTCGTGAACGCCAATCGCGGCAGCGATTCGTGGAAGGACATGGCGCTGATGGCCCGATGTAAGGTCAACATCATCGCGAACAGTACGTTCAGTTGGTGGGCAGCTTGGCTCAATGGTCACCCGGACAAATTGGTGCTGTGTCCCACGAAATTCTCGAATCCGGACATCGCGCGCCAAACGATCTACCCGGCTACATGGCTACACATCGAAAGTTGA
- a CDS encoding NAD-dependent epimerase/dehydratase family protein, whose translation MSTSDMTASGLVIGRTIVLTGATGFVGSHLLTGLLAAGYSVVALHRRPTVHGLRCEAGLTWVPLAEAATVFKRQPIDAVCHLATAYGNGMALTEVVESNVVMPLRLLELAIEQGCALFVSTDTFFAKPEFNYPHMRSYTESKGQFLRWAGLAAASAPATKFVNARLEHVYGTGDGPQKFVPWVLNKLMTNAPLALTPGDQRRDFVHVDDVVSAYLTILASAEALHMIPSEIQVGTGESHTVRSFVETARTLCGSTSTLDFGAYPHRPQEIMHSQADNAVLRTLGWNPVHSLSSGIRAVLEETRGQSPGTAL comes from the coding sequence GTGTCAACTTCTGACATGACGGCGAGTGGACTCGTGATTGGACGGACGATTGTGCTGACAGGCGCAACGGGCTTCGTTGGCAGTCATCTGCTGACTGGCTTACTCGCCGCCGGATATTCTGTGGTCGCCCTGCATCGACGCCCCACCGTCCATGGTCTTCGTTGCGAAGCCGGTCTGACTTGGGTGCCTTTGGCCGAGGCGGCAACGGTCTTCAAGCGCCAGCCGATCGACGCGGTCTGCCACCTTGCGACTGCCTACGGCAATGGCATGGCGCTCACCGAGGTGGTCGAGTCGAATGTCGTGATGCCGCTGCGTCTGCTGGAATTGGCCATCGAACAGGGTTGCGCCCTCTTCGTCAGCACCGACACCTTCTTTGCCAAGCCGGAGTTCAACTATCCCCACATGCGGTCCTATACCGAATCGAAAGGACAGTTCCTTCGCTGGGCAGGACTGGCCGCCGCGTCTGCACCGGCCACGAAGTTCGTCAATGCGCGGTTAGAGCATGTCTACGGCACCGGCGATGGGCCTCAAAAATTCGTCCCTTGGGTGCTCAATAAGCTGATGACGAATGCCCCGCTGGCACTCACCCCCGGCGACCAGCGACGCGACTTCGTACATGTAGACGACGTCGTCAGCGCGTACCTGACGATCCTGGCGTCCGCCGAGGCCCTGCACATGATCCCGAGCGAGATCCAAGTCGGCACTGGAGAATCACACACGGTCCGGTCCTTTGTCGAAACCGCCCGGACCTTATGTGGTTCCACTTCGACGCTCGACTTCGGCGCATATCCGCATCGCCCCCAAGAAATCATGCATTCACAAGCCGACAATGCCGTCTTGAGAACGCTCGGCTGGAATCCTGTTCACTCTCTGAGCTCGGGGATTCGTGCTGTGCTGGAGGAAACTCGCGGCCAGTCGCCGGGAACCGCACTATGA
- the rfbG gene encoding CDP-glucose 4,6-dehydratase, translated as MEQTNTEFWLAKRVLLTGHTGFKGSWLSLWLQSMGANLRGLSLVPPTEPALFNVARVAEGMEHRIADIRDFAAVKAEMDNFKPEIVIHMAAQPLVRLSYNQPIETYATNVMGTVHVLEAARHAGSVKAIVNITTDKCYENREWVWGYREDEPMGGYDPYSNSKGCAELVSSAYRKSFLKDAGIAMATARAGNVIGGGDWALDRLIPDILRALQDMQPVLIRNPHAIRPWQHVLEPLSGYLLLAERLYTHGQADAEGWNFGPRDEDARPVQWIVEHLCESWGNGASWTLQPGNHPHEASFLKLDISKARQRLQWAPRWSLETTLSRITDWHKAWLSGQDMRAICLDQISQYRSDL; from the coding sequence ATGGAGCAGACCAATACTGAATTCTGGCTTGCCAAGCGCGTCCTACTCACGGGCCACACCGGCTTCAAAGGTAGCTGGCTAAGTCTTTGGTTGCAGTCAATGGGTGCAAACTTGCGCGGTTTATCCTTGGTGCCGCCGACAGAACCAGCGCTGTTCAATGTAGCCCGAGTCGCCGAAGGCATGGAGCACCGCATCGCGGACATCCGCGACTTCGCTGCGGTGAAGGCCGAGATGGACAACTTCAAGCCGGAGATCGTCATCCACATGGCGGCTCAGCCGCTGGTGCGCCTGTCCTACAACCAGCCGATCGAGACCTACGCGACCAACGTGATGGGCACAGTGCACGTGCTCGAAGCCGCACGTCATGCGGGCTCGGTCAAGGCCATCGTGAACATCACGACGGACAAGTGCTACGAGAACCGCGAATGGGTCTGGGGCTATCGCGAAGACGAGCCCATGGGCGGCTACGACCCCTACTCCAACAGCAAGGGCTGTGCGGAGCTGGTGAGTTCGGCCTACCGCAAATCTTTCCTGAAGGACGCTGGCATAGCGATGGCGACAGCCCGCGCGGGCAACGTCATCGGTGGTGGTGACTGGGCACTGGACCGCCTGATCCCGGACATACTTCGGGCGCTTCAAGATATGCAGCCAGTGCTGATCCGCAACCCGCATGCAATCCGTCCGTGGCAGCACGTGCTGGAGCCGCTGTCGGGCTACCTGCTGCTGGCCGAGCGCCTCTATACGCACGGCCAGGCCGACGCCGAAGGCTGGAACTTCGGTCCGCGCGACGAGGACGCCCGTCCCGTGCAATGGATTGTCGAGCACCTGTGCGAGTCCTGGGGCAACGGCGCCTCCTGGACGCTGCAGCCGGGCAATCACCCGCATGAAGCCAGCTTCCTGAAGCTGGACATCTCCAAGGCGCGTCAGCGCCTGCAATGGGCGCCGCGCTGGTCTCTCGAGACCACGCTGAGCCGTATCACTGACTGGCATAAGGCCTGGCTCTCGGGCCAGGACATGCGCGCCATCTGCCTGGATCAAATTTCTCAATACCGATCAGACTTATGA
- a CDS encoding glycosyltransferase family 4 protein, protein MKILFVCESFSSKLSGGKVVRYLRQILADQGHDVRVAITSPFDKADTWMTGADEFITSIPSRPRFYWRLYNLANKHCVPVEFSRLVDDFAPDVVHFASFDHTKSANLYQYCVDRKLRIVLQPWTMHFYCAQGFGFREGNQCTRCIDDGFTTAISTGCTSLRGAVSQFERLSLRRMATRSADVVLSSNSDLDNILLAYGIGKEKIHRFPIAFDPTKTEAVEQTTCGNYFIYYGQANSHKGTDFIIDLFRQLPDKKLKLYPMAHYATAEPLPPNIEVVPGVGWGSGLREAIERAKAVVVPSLWATSTEYALCEAMMMRKPLIVFGVGVHKDILTDRKDAMVIQVGNREQFKAALDALDDDPSLCERIAAEGAARIQEINSPDRLHTLLMSAYTPE, encoded by the coding sequence ATGAAGATCCTGTTTGTCTGTGAGTCGTTCAGTTCAAAACTGTCTGGCGGCAAGGTTGTGCGCTATCTCCGTCAGATCCTGGCAGATCAAGGCCATGATGTCCGTGTTGCCATCACCAGCCCCTTCGACAAGGCGGACACCTGGATGACGGGCGCTGACGAATTCATCACCAGCATCCCTAGCCGACCGCGCTTTTACTGGCGGCTGTACAACCTAGCCAACAAGCATTGCGTTCCCGTCGAGTTCTCCCGCCTAGTCGACGACTTCGCGCCGGATGTAGTTCATTTCGCCTCCTTCGACCACACCAAATCCGCCAATCTCTACCAGTACTGTGTGGACCGGAAGTTGCGTATCGTTCTGCAGCCTTGGACCATGCACTTCTACTGCGCCCAGGGCTTTGGCTTCCGCGAGGGTAACCAATGCACGCGTTGCATCGATGATGGATTCACCACCGCGATCTCGACAGGCTGCACCAGCCTTCGCGGCGCGGTGAGCCAGTTCGAGCGGCTATCGCTGCGCCGCATGGCCACCCGGTCCGCCGACGTGGTCCTGTCCAGCAACAGTGACCTGGACAACATCCTGCTTGCATACGGCATCGGGAAGGAGAAAATCCACCGTTTCCCGATCGCCTTCGATCCGACCAAGACCGAAGCGGTGGAGCAGACGACCTGCGGCAACTACTTTATCTACTACGGCCAGGCCAACAGCCACAAGGGCACGGATTTCATCATCGATCTGTTCAGGCAATTGCCGGACAAGAAATTGAAGCTCTACCCCATGGCACATTACGCGACCGCCGAACCGCTGCCGCCCAATATCGAGGTAGTGCCTGGCGTGGGTTGGGGCAGCGGATTGCGGGAGGCCATCGAACGGGCCAAGGCCGTCGTCGTACCTAGCCTGTGGGCCACGTCGACGGAGTACGCGCTGTGCGAGGCCATGATGATGCGCAAGCCGCTCATTGTCTTCGGCGTGGGCGTGCACAAGGACATCCTGACCGACAGAAAGGATGCGATGGTGATCCAAGTCGGCAACAGGGAACAGTTCAAGGCTGCGCTGGACGCCCTGGACGACGATCCGTCACTCTGTGAACGCATCGCTGCGGAAGGCGCCGCGCGGATTCAAGAGATCAACAGCCCCGACCGTCTGCACACGCTATTAATGTCGGCTTACACCCCTGAATGA